One region of Drosophila teissieri strain GT53w chromosome 2L, Prin_Dtei_1.1, whole genome shotgun sequence genomic DNA includes:
- the LOC122624896 gene encoding WD repeat-containing protein 74 isoform X1 has translation MKWTTANIKHVNYTAKHELYVGTHTGSFKHLVPASDKTPYGQSNLSDLCTLGKDSRITSLAFGNDDQAEILLGRTKDAVEIHSFMEKGHSRKTLSFNASPIVGLARYNDMLIAGIGNGQIQSLKLGASDVSEPMVITTGNQMDHLRQCTQVRSIVATGGKERQNNLKVYDLNSDGKQIFTSKNLPNDYLQLEVPVWDSDIGFVDGPSVLATCSRTGYVRIYDTRMQRRPVTCFASEEHGMSFTTLVAKGNFVYTGTTMGALKAFDTRRMKTHVHTYKGFTGGISDLHLDTSGRFLSSASLDRYVRIHDSETTVLLYQCYVKSKATKILIRQFENEPGVLEESEEAAELQVDRYVGKNKSVNGTFVDSEYEHMFDQMPTVGDSDESEEGTSDIKHSKANLKRKSLGQSLKIKKKKVANS, from the exons ATGAAGTGGACTACTGCAAATATTAAACATGTAAACTACACAGCAAAGCACGAACTGTATGTGGGAACACACACGGGCTCCTTTAAAC ATCTGGTGCCTGCTTCCGACAAAACCCCTTATGGACAAAGCAACCTGAGTGATTTGTGCACCTTGGGTAAGGATTCCCGCATCACATCGCTCGCTTTTGGCAACGACGATCAGGCGGAAATCCTTTTAGGCCGGACCAAGGACGCCGTGGAGATTCACTCCTTTATGGAGAAGGGGCATTCTAGGAAGACACTATCCTTTAACGCCTCTCCAATCGTTGGTTTAGCCCGATACAACGACATGCTTATTGCCGGCATAGGCAACGGACAGATACAGAGCCTGAAGCTAGGGGCGAGCGATGTGTCCGAGCCAATGGTTATCACCACGGGTAACCAAATGGACCACCTGCGCCAATGCACGCAAGTCAGGAGCATTGTAGCCACTGGCGGAAAAGAGCgtcaaaacaatttaaaggtCTACGATCTAAATTCCGACGGCAAACAGATTTTCACATCAAAAAATTTGCCCAACGACTATCTGCAGCTGGAGGTTCCGGTTTGGGACAGCGATATTGGCTTTGTGGATGGGCCGAGTGTGCTTGCCACTTGCTCGCGAACTGGCTATGTTCGCATCTATGACACGCGCATGCAGCGTCGACCGGTTACGTGCTTTGCCAGCGAAGAGCACGGGATGAGCTTTACGACTCTAGTGGCAAAGGGAAACTTTGTTTACACGGGTACCACAATGGGTGCTTTAAAAGCCTTTGACACTCGACGCATGAAAACACATGTGCATACGTACAAGGGATTCACAGGCGGGATAAGTGACCTTCACTTGGATACCTCCGGTCGCTTCCTCAGCTCTGCAAGCCTAGACCGATACGTTCGTATCCATGACTCTGAAACCACAGTGCTGCTCTACCAATGTTACGTCAAATCAAAAGCCACTAAGATACTTATCAGACAGTTTGAAAACGAGCCAGGGGTTTTAGAAGAATCTGAGGAGGCCGCTGAGCTTCAAGTGGATAGATACGTGGGTAAAAATAAGAGTGTCAACGGAACATTTGTGGACAGTGAATACGAACACATGTTCGATCAGATGCCCACTGTGGG tgACAGCGATGAGTCCGAGGAAGGGACGTCTGATATTAAGCATTCAAAGGCTAACCTAAAAAGAAAATCTTTGGGACAgtctttaaaaattaaaaagaaaaaggttGCAAATAGTTGA
- the LOC122614792 gene encoding uncharacterized protein LOC122614792: MESTKTTKETSTETTSEGLIPDDTTQIWVFDGKDPDAPIPTKDPSISNLRISQACGSSASSRLPSPWAKANTIQKKKKKGTTKELERTTKTRNYCTEFLPTWSSKEDQGLRRVRWLFMKGPYPYTGSAWSSRRSYLKI; encoded by the exons ATGGAatccacaaaaacaacaaaagaaacatcAACAGAAACTACAAGTGAAGGACTAATACCGGACGACACGACGCAGATTTGGGTCTTCGATGGAAAGGACCCTGACGCACCCATCCCTACCAAGGATCCGTCTATTTCCAATTTGAGGATCTCCCAGGCATGTGGTTCATCGGCTTCCTCCAG GCTTCCATCGCCCTGGGCCAAAGCAAAtacgatacaaaaaaaaaaaaaaaaagggacgACTAAAGAGCTGGAGAGGACAACAAAGACGCGAAACTACTGCACGG AATTCCTGCCTACATGGAGCTCCAAGGAGGATCAGGGGCTGAGACGGGTCAGGTGGTTATTTATGAAAGGTCCATACCCCTACACAGGATCGGCCTGGTCTTCTCGGAGGTCGTATCTCaagatttag
- the LOC122624896 gene encoding WD repeat-containing protein 74 isoform X2 — MKWTTANIKHVNYTAKHELYVGTHTGSFKHLVPASDKTPYGQSNLSDLCTLGKDSRITSLAFGNDDQAEILLGRTKDAVEIHSFMEKGHSRKTLSFNASPIVGLARYNDMLIAGIGNGQIQSLKLGASDVSEPMVITTGNQMDHLRQCTQVRSIVATGGKERQNNLKVYDLNSDGKQIFTSKNLPNDYLQLEVPVWDSDIGFVDGPSVLATCSRTGYVRIYDTRMQRRPVTCFASEEHGMSFTTLVAKGNFVYTGTTMGALKAFDTRRMKTHVHTYKGFTGGISDLHLDTSGRFLSSASLDRYVRIHDSETTVLLYQCYVKSKATKILIRQFENEPGVLEESEEAAELQVDRYVGKNKSVNGTFVDSEYEHMFDQMPTVGSPQMFSIMLMSGE, encoded by the exons ATGAAGTGGACTACTGCAAATATTAAACATGTAAACTACACAGCAAAGCACGAACTGTATGTGGGAACACACACGGGCTCCTTTAAAC ATCTGGTGCCTGCTTCCGACAAAACCCCTTATGGACAAAGCAACCTGAGTGATTTGTGCACCTTGGGTAAGGATTCCCGCATCACATCGCTCGCTTTTGGCAACGACGATCAGGCGGAAATCCTTTTAGGCCGGACCAAGGACGCCGTGGAGATTCACTCCTTTATGGAGAAGGGGCATTCTAGGAAGACACTATCCTTTAACGCCTCTCCAATCGTTGGTTTAGCCCGATACAACGACATGCTTATTGCCGGCATAGGCAACGGACAGATACAGAGCCTGAAGCTAGGGGCGAGCGATGTGTCCGAGCCAATGGTTATCACCACGGGTAACCAAATGGACCACCTGCGCCAATGCACGCAAGTCAGGAGCATTGTAGCCACTGGCGGAAAAGAGCgtcaaaacaatttaaaggtCTACGATCTAAATTCCGACGGCAAACAGATTTTCACATCAAAAAATTTGCCCAACGACTATCTGCAGCTGGAGGTTCCGGTTTGGGACAGCGATATTGGCTTTGTGGATGGGCCGAGTGTGCTTGCCACTTGCTCGCGAACTGGCTATGTTCGCATCTATGACACGCGCATGCAGCGTCGACCGGTTACGTGCTTTGCCAGCGAAGAGCACGGGATGAGCTTTACGACTCTAGTGGCAAAGGGAAACTTTGTTTACACGGGTACCACAATGGGTGCTTTAAAAGCCTTTGACACTCGACGCATGAAAACACATGTGCATACGTACAAGGGATTCACAGGCGGGATAAGTGACCTTCACTTGGATACCTCCGGTCGCTTCCTCAGCTCTGCAAGCCTAGACCGATACGTTCGTATCCATGACTCTGAAACCACAGTGCTGCTCTACCAATGTTACGTCAAATCAAAAGCCACTAAGATACTTATCAGACAGTTTGAAAACGAGCCAGGGGTTTTAGAAGAATCTGAGGAGGCCGCTGAGCTTCAAGTGGATAGATACGTGGGTAAAAATAAGAGTGTCAACGGAACATTTGTGGACAGTGAATACGAACACATGTTCGATCAGATGCCCACTGTGGG GAGTCCCCAAATGTTTTCGATAATGTTGATGTCAGGGGAGTAA
- the LOC122614803 gene encoding uncharacterized protein LOC122614803 isoform X2 → MWFIGFLQASIALGQSKYDTKKKKKGTTKELERTTKTRNYCTEFLPTWSSKEDQGLRRVRWLFMKGPYPYTGSAWSSRRSYLKI, encoded by the exons ATGTGGTTCATCGGCTTCCTCCAG GCTTCCATCGCCCTGGGCCAAAGCAAAtacgatacaaaaaaaaaaaaaaaagggacgACTAAAGAGCTGGAGAGGACAACAAAGACGCGAAACTACTGCACGG AATTCCTGCCTACATGGAGCTCCAAGGAGGATCAGGGGCTGAGACGGGTCAGGTGGTTATTTATGAAAGGTCCATACCCCTACACAGGATCGGCCTGGTCTTCTCGGAGGTCGTATCTCaagatttag
- the LOC122626013 gene encoding SET domain-containing protein SmydA-8, whose translation MVSSTECPVCGVAASQACTRCKMVRYCDREHQKQHWQQHKRRCRPFSEEQDAVLGRYLKVTQEIAAGQIVFIEEPLVVGPKWYLSDADNEASIVPCVGCCTPCRLGKHQCRRCRWPVCSAVCEHEAMECGVLSLGSGSTTRGDTRSLNDYFRGDALLVLKCLLLQRQCPTKWFALLEMQSHEDERRGTELHDEAEKRVVSYLQKRFLCRLKQTNPSLLHDCEPKMLHRLCGIIETNFMVIELPTGLELSGLFRQACMMEHACQPNCDFQFDNKTQQIAVRAGCDLRKGDHLRITYTNILWGTQLRQHHLRLTKHFSCRCSRCLDPTEYGTYISALACLGDVNQTCGGIHLAVDPLDENTQWKCDTCPILVDGAYVAELQSQMTEQVEGLLAGCPSANQVELLLARLTHVLHPNHFHTFNLKHTLIQLYGNEAGLESCVLSNNQLIRKLRLCDELYNVCQRLDPYSIKLAIYVTVILIEVAHTLEEQARRAPAEATSLLGLAQTRLREAHMVLEKEQKSVVGKKLNEKLQKEIFECEKLILTLAYNQDHDVNKK comes from the exons ATGGTGTCAAGCACGGAATGTCCTGTTTGCGGAGTGGCTGCCTCACAAGCGTGCACTAGGTGCAAAATGGTGCGGTATTGCGACCGAGAGCACCAGAAGCAGCACTGGCAGCAGCATAAGCGCAGATGTAGGCCATTCAGCGAGGAGCAGGATGCCGTTCTAGGCAGATACTTGAAGGTTACCCAGGAAATTGCTGCCGGACAAATAGTCTTCATTGAGGAACCTTTAGTGGTGGGCCCCAAGTGGTATCTTTCCGACGCAGATAATGAAGCCTCTATCGTTCCGTGCGTAGGCTGTTGCACTCCGTGCCGTCTGGGGAAGCACCAGTGTCGCAG ATGCCGTTGGCCAGTCTGCAGTGCGGTCTGCGAGCACGAGGCAATGGAATGCGGCGTGCTCAGCCTAGGATCAGGTTCAACAACTCGGGGAGATACCCGCTCATTGAACGACTATTTCAGAGGCGATGCTCTTTTGGTGCTCAAATGTCTTCTGTTGCAGCGACAGTGTCCAACGAAATGGTTTGCTTTGTTGGAGATGCAGTCTCATGAGGATGAGCGTAGGGGCACCGAACTGCATGACGAAGCAGAGAAGCGGGTAGTTAGCTACCTTCAAAAACGGTTTCTATGTAGACTTAAGCAAACTAATCCAAGTCTCCTACACGATTGCGAACCGAAGATGCTGCATCGGCTTTGCGGCATCATCGAAACCAATTTTATGGTCATCGAACTGCCGACTGGCTTGGAACTCAGCGGGTTGTTCAGACAGGCCTGCATGATGGAGCATGCTTGTCAGCCCAACTGCGACTTCCAGTTTGATAACAAGACTCAGCAAATTGCTGTGCGTGCTGGCTGTGACTTGCGAAAGGGCGATCACCTACGGATTACATACACTAACATCCTATGGGGCACGCAGCTTCGCCAGCACCATCTTCGACTAACGAAGCATTtcagctgccgctgcagtCGCTGTCTTGATCCAACGGAATATGGCACCTATATAAGTGCGTTGGCGTGTCTGGGGGATGTAAATCAGACTTGCGGAGGAATTCATTTGGCCGTGGATCCACTAGATGAAAACACACAGTGGAAGTGCGACACTTGCCCAATACTCGTGGATGGAGCTTACGTGGCTGAACTGCAGTCCCAGATGACCGAGCAGGTTGAGGGCTTATTGGCCGGATGTCCTTCCGCAAATCAGGTTGAACTTCTGTTGGCCCGCCTGACCCATGTCTTGCATCCAAATCATTTTCACACGTTCAATCTAAAGCACACGTTAATCCAGCTGTATGGTAACGAAGCTGGCTTGGAATCGTGCGTGCTGAGCAACAATCAGCTAATACGGAAACTACGGCTGTGCGATGAGCTCTACAACGTATGCCAGCGACTGGATCCTTACAGCATTAAACTGGCTATCTACGTGACGGTCATCCTTATCGAGGTGGCCCACACTCTGGAGGAGCAGGCAAGAAGAGCACCAGCAGAGGCAACATCCCTTTTGGGATTGGCACAGACCCGCCTTAGGGAAGCCCATATGGTTTTGGAGAAAGAGCAAAAATCAGTGGTCGGCAAGAAGCTAAacgaaaaattgcaaaaagaaATCTTTGAGTgcgaaaaactaattttaactCTTGCCTATAATCAAGATCACGAcgtcaataaaaaataa
- the LOC122623184 gene encoding mitochondrial mRNA pseudouridine synthase Trub2: MALTKVYDAATVFKHMNGILNVYKPAGMQVKHVRNAILNNICKGLNDMEQRNPRKFRENRIFLGTGTAADHVLHNLREQTDLSDHLLSTGPRYLPRDLSCATVSSLGDHTSGVLLFGINKGTVQSSSIRKNRPVRVYHLIGHLGSATENHLPDSRVTMRSNHRHVSAERISSLAASMQASHQRKMFELCGVDLQTQEAYELACRGLLRPADDSQLVVYGIKLIHFERPYFTLELYAINETQECLATLVHEMALDLRTVAHCSQLRCVRHAHFDVTDSLLRHAWHLPGIIKNLRQQRDILREHPQLLRQHRVELQISE; the protein is encoded by the exons ATGGCTCTCACTAAAGTTTATGATGCTGCCACAGTCTTTAAGCACATGAATGGCATTTTAAATGTGTACAAGCCAGCCGGTATGCAGGTCAAGCACGTGCGCAATGCTATTCTGAACAACATTTGCAAGG GACTTAATGATATGGAGCAAAGGAATCCACGCAAGTTCCGAGAGAACAGAATCTTCCTGGGCACAGGCACCGCAGCCGATCATGTACTACATAACTTAAGAGAGCAGACGGATCTATCGGACCACCTTCTGTCTACCGGACCGCGTTACCTCCCACGCGACTTGAGCTGCGCCACAGTGTCCAGCCTGGGCGATCACACAAGCGGAGTGCTGC TCTTTGGGATCAACAAGGGAACAGTGCAGTCTAGTTCTATTCGGAAAAATCGACCAGTGCGGGTCTACCACCTAATCGGGCACTTAGGCAGCGCAACCGAAAATCACCTACCAGACTCACGGGTCACAATGCGCTCCAACCACCGACACGTGTCCGCAGAGAGGATCAGCAGTCTGGCTGCATCCATGCAAGCATCCCATCAGCGTAAGATGTTTGAGCTCTGCGGTGTCGATTTGCAGACCCAGGAGGCCTACGAACTAGCCTGCAGAGGTCTCCTACGTCCAGCGGACGACAGTCAGCTCGTTGTCTACGGCATAAAGCTTATTCACTTTGAGCGTCCGTACTTCACGCTGGAACTTTATGCCATCAACGAGACGCAGGAGTGCTTAGCTACGCTAGTGCACGAAATGGCTTTGGACCTCCGAACCGTGGCGCACTGCTCCCAATTACGCTGCGTGCGGCATGCCCACTTTGATGTTACGGATAGTCTGCTCAGACACGCCTGGCACTTGCCAGGAATTATCAAGAACCTCCGCCAGCAACGAGACATCCTGAGGGAGCACCCACAGCTTCTGCGGCAACATCGAGTGGAACTGCAAATTTCAGAATAA
- the LOC122614803 gene encoding uncharacterized protein LOC122614803 isoform X1 — MESTKTTKETSTETTSEGLIPDDTTQIWVFDGKDPDAPIPTKDPSISNLRISQASIALGQSKYDTKKKKKGTTKELERTTKTRNYCTEFLPTWSSKEDQGLRRVRWLFMKGPYPYTGSAWSSRRSYLKI; from the exons ATGGAatccacaaaaacaacaaaagaaacatcAACAGAAACTACAAGTGAAGGACTAATACCGGACGACACGACGCAGATTTGGGTCTTCGATGGAAAGGACCCTGACGCACCCATCCCTACCAAGGATCCGTCTATTTCCAATTTGAGGATCTCCCAG GCTTCCATCGCCCTGGGCCAAAGCAAAtacgatacaaaaaaaaaaaaaaaagggacgACTAAAGAGCTGGAGAGGACAACAAAGACGCGAAACTACTGCACGG AATTCCTGCCTACATGGAGCTCCAAGGAGGATCAGGGGCTGAGACGGGTCAGGTGGTTATTTATGAAAGGTCCATACCCCTACACAGGATCGGCCTGGTCTTCTCGGAGGTCGTATCTCaagatttag